One window of Cervus elaphus chromosome 6, mCerEla1.1, whole genome shotgun sequence genomic DNA carries:
- the EREG gene encoding proepiregulin, with protein sequence MEPRRARRVPTLLLVLVFYLLQAVFSTTVIPSCIPGESEDNCTALVQTEDNPRVAQVSITKCSADMNGYCLHGQCIYLVDMSENYCRCEVGYTGVRCEHFFLTVQKPLSKEYVALTVILVILFLVIVAGSIYYFCRWYRNRKSKEPKKEYERVTSGDPALPQV encoded by the exons TTTTCTATCTTCTTCAAGCAGTCTTCAGTACAACTGTGATTCCTTCATGTATCCCAGGAGAGTCGGAAGATAACTGCACAGCATTAG TTCAAACTGAAGATAATCCACGTGTGGCTCAAGTGTCAATAACAAAGTGTAGCGCTGATATGAATGGCTACTGTTTGCATGGACAGTGCATCTACCTGGTAGACATGAGTGAAAATTACTGCAG GTGTGAAGTAGGTTACACTGGTGTCCGGTGTGAGCATTTCTTTTTAACCGTCCAAAAACCTCTGAGCAAAGAATATGTGGCTTTGACCGTGATTCTTGTTATCTTGTTCCTTGTCATAGTTGCTGGTTCCATATACTACTTTTGCAGATG GTACAGAAATCGAAAAAGTAAAGAACCAAAGAAGGAATATGAAAGAGTGACGTCAGGGGATCCGGCATTGCCGCAAGTCTGA